In a genomic window of Thiolapillus brandeum:
- a CDS encoding phosphoketolase family protein: MNNDPSQPLSPNELRLIHAWWRAANYLSAGQIFLMDNPLLEEPLRPEQIKPRRLGHWGTTPGLNLLYAHTNRVIRKYALNAIFITGPGHGGPALVASTWLEGSYSERYPDISRDKTGMKRLFRQFSFPGGVPSHCAPETPGSINEGGELGYSLAHAFGAVFDNPDLLALCVVGDGEAETGPLATAWHSNKFINPARDGAVLPVLHLNGYKIANPTVLARIDDDSLQQLFRGYGYRPLIVAGDDPDKVHQQLAAAMDTAVEEIHHIQQNARRGEYPGPAQWPMIILRTPKGWTGPREVDGLRVEGFWRAHQVPIPDATTPEHLRILEEWMRSYHPEELFDRQGHLQPEIAALAPEGERRMGANPHANGGLLLKPLQLPDYQDYALDFPAPGATLGEATRRFGEYLRDVMKLNLDTANFRVMGPDETASNRLSALFEITDRAWMAKTFDYDDHLAPDGRVMEILSEHTCQGWLEGYLLTGRHGFFSCYEAFIHIVDSMFNQHAKWLKVCNEIPWRAPIASLNILLTSHVWRQDHNGFSHQDPGFIDHVVNKKADIVRVYLPPDANCLLYVAHECLNSRNLVNVIVAGKQPEPQWLDMESAIKHCSAGIGIWDWASNDQNEKADVIMACCGDVPTIETLAAVDLLRDIAPELHIRVINVVDLMTLQPHEEHPHGLHDNEFNALFNTDTPIIFAFHGYPWLIHRLTYRRNIHHHLHVRGYKEEGTTTTPFDMVVLNELDRFHLVMDVADRVPLLHERTGHIHQAMHDKLVEHRQYITTHGEDMPEIRNWKWNAAAG, from the coding sequence ATGAACAACGACCCGTCACAACCGCTTTCTCCGAATGAACTGCGGCTCATCCATGCCTGGTGGCGCGCTGCCAACTACCTTTCCGCCGGACAGATATTCCTCATGGACAACCCCCTGCTGGAAGAGCCCTTGAGACCTGAGCAGATCAAGCCCCGCCGCCTTGGTCACTGGGGCACGACTCCGGGCCTCAACCTGCTCTACGCCCACACCAACCGGGTGATACGAAAATATGCTTTGAACGCCATCTTCATCACCGGCCCCGGACATGGTGGCCCTGCTCTGGTTGCCAGCACCTGGCTGGAAGGCAGCTACAGCGAACGCTACCCGGACATTTCCAGGGACAAGACCGGCATGAAGCGGCTGTTCCGGCAGTTCTCATTCCCTGGAGGGGTGCCCAGCCATTGCGCACCGGAAACCCCGGGCTCCATCAACGAAGGCGGAGAATTGGGTTACTCCCTTGCGCATGCTTTTGGCGCTGTTTTTGACAATCCGGACCTGCTGGCGCTTTGCGTGGTGGGTGACGGTGAAGCAGAAACCGGCCCTCTTGCCACGGCCTGGCATTCCAACAAGTTTATCAACCCTGCCAGAGACGGCGCAGTCCTGCCGGTATTGCACCTCAATGGTTACAAGATCGCCAATCCCACGGTACTGGCCCGCATCGATGATGACAGTCTCCAGCAACTGTTCAGAGGCTATGGTTACCGGCCCCTTATCGTCGCTGGAGACGATCCCGACAAAGTGCATCAGCAACTGGCGGCTGCCATGGACACGGCCGTTGAGGAGATTCACCATATACAACAAAATGCCCGCAGAGGAGAGTATCCCGGCCCGGCCCAATGGCCCATGATCATTCTACGCACCCCCAAGGGATGGACCGGGCCCAGGGAAGTGGACGGACTCAGGGTGGAAGGTTTCTGGCGCGCCCACCAGGTACCCATCCCGGACGCCACGACTCCCGAACATCTGCGCATCCTGGAGGAATGGATGCGCAGCTATCATCCCGAAGAACTGTTCGACAGACAGGGACATTTGCAACCCGAGATTGCGGCGCTGGCGCCTGAAGGTGAGCGCCGCATGGGCGCCAATCCCCACGCCAATGGCGGGCTGTTGCTCAAACCCCTGCAACTGCCGGACTACCAGGATTACGCCCTCGATTTCCCGGCACCCGGCGCCACCCTGGGTGAAGCCACCCGGCGTTTTGGGGAATACTTGCGTGATGTCATGAAACTCAACCTCGATACCGCCAATTTCCGCGTGATGGGGCCAGACGAAACTGCATCCAATCGCCTTTCCGCCCTGTTCGAAATCACTGACCGGGCGTGGATGGCAAAAACCTTTGACTATGATGATCACCTGGCGCCTGATGGACGGGTAATGGAGATTCTCTCCGAACACACCTGCCAGGGTTGGCTGGAAGGCTACCTCCTGACGGGGCGGCACGGGTTCTTTTCATGCTATGAAGCCTTCATTCACATCGTCGATTCCATGTTCAACCAACATGCCAAATGGCTCAAGGTCTGCAATGAGATCCCCTGGCGGGCGCCCATCGCTTCCTTGAATATACTTCTCACTTCCCACGTATGGCGTCAGGACCACAACGGGTTTTCCCACCAGGATCCCGGCTTCATCGATCACGTAGTGAATAAGAAGGCAGACATCGTGCGCGTCTACCTGCCGCCTGACGCCAACTGCCTGCTGTACGTGGCCCATGAGTGCCTGAATTCACGGAATCTGGTCAATGTGATCGTGGCCGGCAAGCAGCCTGAGCCCCAGTGGCTGGACATGGAATCCGCCATCAAGCATTGCTCTGCCGGGATAGGCATCTGGGACTGGGCCAGCAACGATCAGAACGAAAAAGCCGATGTCATCATGGCCTGTTGTGGTGATGTACCCACCATCGAAACACTGGCTGCCGTGGATCTGCTGAGGGATATCGCTCCCGAGCTTCACATTCGCGTTATCAATGTCGTGGATTTGATGACCCTGCAGCCCCATGAAGAGCACCCCCACGGATTGCACGATAATGAGTTCAATGCTCTGTTCAATACAGACACCCCCATAATCTTCGCATTTCATGGCTATCCCTGGCTGATTCACCGACTCACCTATCGGCGCAATATCCACCATCACCTGCATGTCCGCGGCTACAAGGAAGAAGGCACGACCACTACGCCATTCGACATGGTGGTACTCAATGAACTGGATCGATTCCATCTGGTAATGGACGTGGCCGATCGCGTACCCCTGTTACATGAGCGCACCGGGCACATACACCAGGCCATGCATGACAAACTGGTGGAGCACCGGCAATACATCACAACCCATGGCGAAGACATGCCTGAAATCCGCAACTGGAAATGGAACGCAGCAGCCGGCTGA
- the glgP gene encoding alpha-glucan family phosphorylase, with amino-acid sequence MKTSYDFVRPDLPANLEALGKLALDLRWSWSHVADELWQRIDSDLWHRTRNPWLILQTVSIRHLQDLSGDEQFLELLKTLRQEQQHAAGNQAWFQEQGYADKLASVAYFSMEFGLSEALPIYSGGLGVLAGDHLKTASELGLPLTAVGLLYQQGYFRQGLDAEGRQLAFYPYNDPTLMPVRPARDASGEWLQVSLPFPGRELLLRVWEVRLGRIKLYLLDSNHPLNRPADRGVTSELYGGGAEMRLQQEMVLGLGGYTALEALGAQPEICHLNEGHAALVVLARARRFMQQHCVDFSTAFTATRAGNLFTTHTPVEAGFDRFDPSLVNCYLKPLARDLKLSAEALLALGHAPGSSSDTAFQMAWLALHGSGHVNAVSRLHGEVSRKLFSPLFPRWPLAEVPVSHVTNGVHTSTWDSHESDRLWTRICGKERWRGNLTDMEESIHRATDVELWETRTRNRQQLISWLHDQPLGIHNGNNQAVEFDPNTLTLGFARRFATYKRPNLLLQDPARLAHLLTDGQRPVQLLIAGKAHPRDHAGQQMIQEWIQFIRNHHLQHKVVFIPDYDLLLAEQLVQGIDLWINTPRRPWEACGTSGMKVLVNGGLNLSELDGWWAEAWSPEVGWALGDGQEHGDDPAWDRSESRALYDILEAEVLPLFYQRDHAGIPRQWVARMRMSMATLTPRFSSNRMLRQYTESHYLPMAAACRKRSIHGARLASQISSWQGFIKKHWGGVYFGQVESRTMENQHVFDVQVYLDDIPPDLVAVEVYADPADKPSPERYPMKRVKALAGAVNGYAYLGVIPAQRPISHYTVRVLPQHPEVSIPLEERHILWAN; translated from the coding sequence ATGAAAACATCCTACGATTTTGTACGTCCTGATCTGCCCGCCAATCTGGAGGCCCTGGGGAAACTGGCCCTGGATCTTCGCTGGTCCTGGAGCCATGTAGCCGATGAGCTCTGGCAGCGTATTGACAGCGACTTGTGGCATCGCACCCGAAATCCATGGCTGATCCTGCAAACGGTAAGCATCCGGCATCTGCAGGATCTGTCCGGGGATGAACAGTTCCTAGAACTACTCAAGACACTGCGCCAGGAGCAGCAGCATGCTGCCGGTAATCAGGCCTGGTTCCAGGAACAGGGCTATGCCGACAAGCTAGCATCCGTCGCCTATTTCAGCATGGAATTCGGTTTGAGCGAAGCCCTGCCCATCTACTCCGGTGGCCTGGGCGTACTCGCCGGCGACCATCTCAAGACAGCCAGTGAACTGGGGCTGCCCCTGACAGCGGTAGGACTGCTGTACCAACAGGGCTACTTTCGTCAGGGACTGGATGCCGAAGGGCGCCAACTCGCCTTCTACCCTTACAATGATCCTACGCTGATGCCGGTGAGGCCGGCCCGGGATGCCAGCGGAGAATGGTTGCAGGTCAGCCTGCCCTTCCCTGGCCGGGAACTGCTGTTGCGTGTCTGGGAAGTGCGCCTGGGTAGAATAAAGCTCTACCTGCTTGACAGCAACCACCCCCTCAACCGGCCTGCAGATCGCGGTGTAACGTCGGAACTGTATGGCGGCGGCGCCGAAATGCGGCTGCAGCAGGAGATGGTTCTGGGGCTGGGCGGCTATACCGCCCTGGAGGCTCTCGGTGCCCAACCGGAGATTTGTCATCTCAACGAAGGCCATGCCGCCCTGGTGGTACTGGCCCGGGCACGCCGCTTCATGCAGCAGCATTGCGTAGATTTCAGCACCGCCTTCACCGCCACCCGCGCCGGGAATCTGTTCACCACCCATACGCCGGTGGAAGCCGGTTTCGACCGTTTCGATCCCTCACTGGTCAACTGCTATCTCAAACCACTGGCCAGGGACTTGAAGCTTTCAGCCGAAGCCCTACTGGCTCTGGGCCATGCCCCCGGCAGTTCCTCCGACACAGCTTTTCAAATGGCCTGGCTGGCCTTGCACGGCAGTGGCCACGTCAATGCTGTCAGCCGTTTGCATGGTGAAGTGTCCCGCAAGCTGTTCTCACCCCTGTTCCCCCGGTGGCCCCTGGCTGAAGTACCGGTGAGCCATGTCACCAATGGCGTGCACACCTCCACCTGGGATTCCCACGAATCGGATCGTTTATGGACGCGAATCTGTGGCAAGGAACGCTGGCGGGGAAATCTCACGGACATGGAAGAATCCATACACCGCGCCACTGATGTCGAACTCTGGGAAACCCGAACCCGAAATCGACAACAATTGATAAGCTGGCTGCATGATCAACCACTGGGCATACATAACGGGAACAACCAGGCTGTGGAGTTCGATCCCAATACCCTCACTCTGGGATTTGCACGCCGCTTCGCCACCTATAAACGCCCCAATCTGCTGTTACAGGATCCTGCGCGTCTCGCTCACTTGTTGACCGACGGGCAGCGGCCGGTACAACTGTTGATAGCCGGCAAAGCCCATCCCCGGGATCACGCTGGCCAGCAGATGATTCAGGAGTGGATTCAGTTCATCCGCAATCACCATTTACAACACAAGGTGGTGTTCATTCCGGACTACGACCTGCTCCTTGCGGAACAACTGGTACAGGGCATAGACCTTTGGATCAATACTCCTCGCCGCCCCTGGGAGGCCTGTGGAACCAGCGGTATGAAGGTGCTGGTAAATGGCGGCCTGAATCTGTCCGAACTCGATGGATGGTGGGCCGAAGCCTGGTCACCGGAGGTAGGATGGGCGCTTGGCGATGGGCAGGAGCATGGTGACGATCCCGCCTGGGACAGGTCGGAATCCAGGGCTCTGTATGACATACTCGAGGCTGAAGTTCTGCCATTGTTCTACCAGAGGGATCATGCAGGAATCCCCAGGCAGTGGGTGGCCAGAATGCGCATGAGCATGGCAACACTCACACCACGCTTCTCCAGCAATCGCATGCTTCGCCAATACACGGAAAGTCATTACCTGCCCATGGCCGCTGCCTGCCGCAAGCGCAGCATCCACGGAGCCCGGCTTGCTTCACAGATCAGTAGTTGGCAGGGATTCATAAAAAAACACTGGGGTGGTGTTTACTTTGGACAAGTGGAAAGCCGAACCATGGAAAATCAGCATGTGTTCGATGTGCAAGTCTATCTCGATGACATTCCACCCGACCTGGTTGCCGTAGAGGTCTATGCGGATCCGGCGGACAAGCCATCCCCGGAGCGGTATCCAATGAAAAGGGTAAAAGCCCTGGCTGGGGCAGTCAACGGCTATGCCTACCTGGGCGTCATTCCAGCGCAACGGCCCATCAGCCATTACACCGTGCGGGTGCTGCCACAACATCCCGAAGTCAGCATCCCCCTGGAAGAACGGCATATTCTTTGGGCGAACTGA